From Deinococcus taeanensis, one genomic window encodes:
- a CDS encoding MetQ/NlpA family ABC transporter substrate-binding protein, translating to MSRILFFLPVTVALLVLAAPAHAGTLRVGATPVPAGELLEFVKPILARQGVTLVIREFSDYVQPNVALGEGSLDANLFQHVPYLNAFQQNRPLNIVPVKKIYLPPLGLYSRRVTQVTDLKRGATIAIPNDPSNGARALLLLERAGLIRLKPGAGARATVTDIVSNVKQLRFRELEAAQLPRALADVDAAIVNTNYALEVGLNPERDAIYREGAGSPYANVLATTRDKLNNPDLRKLAAALTSPEAKAWLLKKYSGSVVPAF from the coding sequence ATGTCCAGAATCCTGTTCTTCCTGCCCGTCACGGTCGCCCTTCTTGTCCTCGCCGCGCCTGCCCACGCCGGCACGCTGCGTGTGGGCGCCACGCCCGTCCCCGCCGGGGAACTGCTGGAATTTGTCAAACCCATCCTCGCCAGACAGGGAGTCACGCTTGTCATCCGCGAGTTCAGTGACTACGTGCAGCCGAACGTCGCCCTGGGCGAAGGCAGCCTCGACGCGAACCTGTTCCAGCACGTGCCCTACCTGAATGCCTTTCAGCAGAACCGCCCGCTGAACATCGTGCCCGTGAAGAAGATCTACCTGCCGCCGCTGGGCCTGTACTCCAGGCGGGTCACGCAGGTCACGGACCTGAAGCGCGGCGCGACCATCGCCATTCCGAACGACCCCAGCAACGGTGCGCGCGCCCTGCTGCTGCTGGAACGCGCCGGATTGATCCGCCTGAAGCCCGGCGCAGGCGCCCGCGCGACGGTAACGGACATCGTCAGCAACGTCAAACAGCTGCGTTTCCGGGAACTGGAGGCGGCGCAGCTGCCCCGCGCGCTCGCAGACGTGGACGCCGCCATCGTGAACACCAACTACGCCCTGGAAGTCGGCCTGAATCCCGAACGCGACGCCATCTACCGCGAGGGCGCGGGCAGTCCCTACGCCAACGTTCTGGCCACCACCCGCGACAAGCTGAATAATCCCGACCTCAGGAAACTCGCCGCGGCACTCACCAGCCCTGAGGCGAAAGCCTGGCTGCTGAAAAAATACAGCGGCAGCGTCGTTCCCGCCTTCTGA
- a CDS encoding methionine ABC transporter permease, which yields MTWAALWPLLWQATLDTLWMVVPAALSAQLLGTALGVLLTLTRASGLRRQPLVFRTLDAAVNVGRSLPFIILLVLLIPFTRLLTGTSIGSTAAIVPLTVAAIPFVARLVDGALTGVPHGVVEAARAMGATTAQIVLKVLLPEARPALIHAFTVMLVSLIGYSAMAGAIGGGGLGDLAIRYGYQRFETGVMIATVVALLLLVQGVQWAGDRAAARADHR from the coding sequence TTGACCTGGGCGGCGCTGTGGCCGCTGCTGTGGCAGGCGACACTGGACACCCTGTGGATGGTCGTGCCCGCCGCGCTGAGCGCCCAACTGCTCGGCACAGCCCTGGGTGTGCTTCTCACCTTGACGCGCGCCAGCGGCCTGCGCCGCCAGCCGCTGGTGTTCCGCACGCTGGACGCCGCGGTGAACGTCGGCCGGAGCCTGCCGTTCATCATCCTGCTCGTCCTGCTGATTCCCTTCACGCGCCTGCTCACCGGCACCAGCATCGGGTCCACCGCCGCCATCGTGCCCCTGACGGTCGCCGCCATTCCCTTCGTGGCGCGCCTTGTGGACGGCGCCCTGACCGGCGTGCCGCACGGCGTGGTGGAGGCCGCGCGCGCCATGGGCGCCACCACGGCCCAGATTGTCCTGAAGGTCCTGCTGCCCGAGGCGCGCCCCGCCCTCATTCACGCGTTCACGGTAATGCTCGTGAGCCTGATCGGGTACAGCGCCATGGCCGGCGCCATCGGCGGCGGCGGCCTGGGTGACCTCGCCATCCGCTACGGCTATCAGCGCTTCGAGACCGGCGTGATGATCGCCACCGTCGTGGCCCTGCTGCTGCTCGTGCAGGGCGTGCAGTGGGCCGGTGACCGCGCCGCGGCGCGCGCCGATCACCGCTGA
- a CDS encoding methionine ABC transporter ATP-binding protein, whose translation MPHPHTPAAPAALDFQSVRKTYPGQNTPALQDLTLRVPRGSRMGIIGRSGAGKSTLVRLISGLDTPDAGQLLVRGQALTSTTRRAHQARTGLVFQHFNLLAQRTVLRNVTLPLELRGVPRARRDALAREQLRLVGLDALAERYPAQLSGGQKQRVGIARALVTDPDLLLADEATSALDPETSAGILTLLLEIQQERDLTLVIVTHQLEVVRAATTHIAVLDRGTLVETGETSAVLRAPQHDVTRALLDAHRPDVTLAPHETLRHLTLPDLNPATLAALAGSGARIVQAQAHPLGMDVWLAAPDHLAAPLPGPLAPVVNA comes from the coding sequence GTGCCACACCCCCACACCCCAGCCGCACCCGCTGCGCTGGACTTCCAGTCCGTGCGCAAAACCTACCCCGGGCAGAACACCCCAGCCCTGCAGGACCTGACGCTGCGCGTGCCCCGCGGCAGCCGCATGGGCATCATCGGCCGCAGCGGCGCCGGCAAAAGCACCCTGGTGCGCCTGATCAGCGGCCTCGACACGCCGGACGCCGGACAGCTGCTTGTGCGCGGTCAGGCCCTGACCTCCACCACCCGGCGCGCACACCAGGCGCGCACGGGACTGGTGTTCCAGCATTTCAACCTGCTCGCCCAGCGCACCGTGCTGCGCAACGTGACCCTGCCGCTGGAGCTGCGCGGCGTGCCGCGCGCCCGCCGTGACGCCCTGGCGCGCGAACAGCTGCGCCTCGTGGGCCTGGACGCCCTGGCAGAGCGCTACCCCGCGCAGCTCAGCGGCGGGCAGAAACAAAGGGTGGGCATTGCGCGCGCCCTGGTCACGGACCCGGATCTCCTGCTGGCCGACGAGGCCACCAGCGCCCTGGACCCCGAGACGAGCGCCGGCATCCTGACCCTCCTGCTGGAGATTCAGCAGGAACGGGACCTGACCCTCGTGATCGTGACCCACCAGCTTGAGGTTGTGCGCGCCGCTACCACCCATATCGCTGTGCTTGACCGCGGCACCCTGGTCGAAACCGGCGAAACCAGCGCCGTCCTGCGCGCGCCGCAGCACGACGTGACCCGCGCCCTGCTCGACGCGCACCGCCCGGACGTGACCCTGGCGCCCCACGAGACGCTGCGGCACCTGACCCTGCCGGACCTGAACCCCGCCACGCTCGCCGCCCTGGCCGGCAGTGGCGCCCGGATCGTGCAGGCGCAGGCACACCCGCTGGGCATGGACGTGTGGCTGGCGGCCCCCGACCACCTGGCCGCGCCGCTTCCCGGGCCGCTTGCCCCGGTGGTGAACGCTTGA
- the cphA gene encoding cyanophycin synthetase: MTLYEPQDNASGTLPAPMTVLEKQIYRGPNLYGYGPMIRFQLDLGALEAHPTNTLPDFTDRLLTLLPSLHKHGCSYRKPGGFVRRLRDGTWLGHVAEHVALDLQSLAGTPVTYGKTRSVRGRPGVYNVLYAYREERVGLMAGLSALRLISSLLPPELQGLEGLSRLVPSSLSTPDLDGPFDLEAELNGLRTLVRRYALGPTTHSLVHEAEARGIPWLRLDDESLVQLGYGRYQQRIRASITGRTSHIATMTASDKALTKRLLDRAGLPVPQGEVVRSADEAVDAARRLRGPLVTKPLDGNHGRGVSLQLRTPEEIRAGFAMAREHSRSVVVETYFPGNDHRVLVVNGEVVAVAERVPAHVVGDGVSTVAQLVEVVNRDPRRGEGHEKVMTRIRLGAAELDVLARRGRTPETVPAEQEVVFLCDTANLSTGGTAIDRTDVIHPDNATIARRAAKVIGLDVAGIDLISPDISQSVHETGGGIVEVNAAPGFRMHLQPSEGEGRNVAAPVIDHLFPQGTPCRMPIISITGTNGKSTTARMVAHILTHAGKTVGLTTSTGVYIGGEQILSGDTTGPKSAKVVLSDPSVEVAVLETARGGILREGLGFDRCDVGAVLNVQPDHLGLKGIETLEDLAWVKSLIVEVVAENGTSVLNADDPLTLRMRRRARGTLVLFSMRGAAACSPELLAHIAEGGAAVVCEPTVLGDELVLYQGRRRRPILLAREIPATLGGAAQVNVQNALAAAAIALAQQVTLPVLRTALASFSTDFEQNPGRLNLYTGHPFHVLLDYAHNPSGLGQLRDLVRQLRPASGRVIGVMGVAGDRRDEDIRQMGALAAETFDELIVREDEYRRGRAAGEGARLLVEGAANAGMSTERIQTVLPEPDAVQAALSAAKAGDLVVILVTEVEQTWAQIRAFQPGPHVTRRLGGEPQQGASHD, encoded by the coding sequence ATGACACTGTATGAACCGCAGGACAACGCGTCCGGAACCTTGCCGGCTCCGATGACCGTCCTGGAAAAGCAGATCTACCGTGGCCCCAACCTGTACGGCTACGGCCCCATGATTCGGTTTCAGCTGGACCTCGGCGCGCTCGAAGCCCACCCCACCAATACGCTCCCGGACTTCACGGACCGGCTTCTCACCCTGCTGCCGTCGCTGCACAAGCACGGCTGCTCCTACCGCAAGCCCGGCGGATTTGTGCGCCGCCTGCGCGACGGCACCTGGCTGGGCCACGTCGCCGAACACGTCGCGCTGGACCTGCAGTCGCTGGCCGGCACGCCGGTCACGTACGGCAAGACCCGCTCGGTGCGCGGACGTCCCGGCGTGTACAACGTTCTGTACGCCTACCGTGAGGAGCGCGTCGGACTTATGGCGGGCCTGAGTGCCCTCCGCCTGATCAGCAGTCTGCTGCCGCCCGAACTGCAGGGCCTCGAAGGTCTGTCACGGCTGGTGCCCTCCAGCCTGAGCACCCCCGACCTGGACGGGCCCTTCGACCTTGAAGCCGAACTGAACGGGCTGCGCACCCTGGTCAGGCGCTACGCGCTGGGGCCCACAACGCACTCGCTGGTGCACGAAGCCGAAGCGCGCGGCATTCCCTGGCTGCGCCTCGACGACGAAAGCCTCGTGCAGCTTGGGTATGGCCGGTACCAGCAGCGAATCCGGGCGAGCATCACAGGCCGGACCTCACACATCGCCACCATGACCGCAAGCGACAAGGCCCTCACCAAGCGGCTGCTGGACCGGGCCGGACTGCCTGTGCCTCAGGGCGAGGTGGTGCGAAGCGCGGACGAGGCCGTGGACGCCGCGCGGCGCCTGCGCGGCCCGCTGGTCACCAAGCCGCTGGACGGCAACCACGGCCGCGGCGTGTCGCTGCAACTGCGCACCCCCGAGGAAATCCGCGCCGGCTTTGCCATGGCGCGTGAACACAGCCGCTCCGTGGTGGTCGAAACCTACTTCCCGGGCAACGATCACCGCGTGCTGGTCGTCAACGGCGAGGTGGTCGCCGTGGCCGAACGGGTGCCCGCGCACGTGGTTGGCGACGGCGTCAGTACCGTCGCGCAGCTGGTGGAGGTCGTGAACCGCGACCCACGGCGCGGGGAAGGGCACGAGAAGGTCATGACCCGCATCCGCCTCGGCGCCGCGGAACTTGATGTGCTGGCGCGCAGGGGCCGCACCCCCGAGACCGTGCCGGCCGAACAGGAGGTGGTGTTCCTGTGCGACACCGCCAACCTCTCCACCGGCGGCACCGCGATTGACCGCACCGACGTGATTCATCCGGACAACGCCACCATTGCCCGCCGCGCCGCCAAAGTCATAGGCCTGGACGTGGCCGGCATTGACCTGATCTCCCCGGACATCAGCCAGTCCGTCCATGAGACCGGCGGCGGCATCGTGGAAGTGAACGCCGCTCCTGGCTTCCGCATGCACCTGCAGCCTTCCGAAGGGGAGGGCCGCAATGTGGCCGCGCCCGTCATCGATCACCTGTTCCCTCAGGGCACCCCGTGCCGCATGCCGATCATCTCGATCACCGGCACGAACGGCAAGAGCACCACGGCGCGGATGGTCGCACATATCCTCACGCACGCCGGGAAGACCGTGGGCCTGACCACCTCCACCGGTGTGTACATCGGCGGCGAGCAGATCCTGAGCGGCGATACCACCGGCCCCAAAAGCGCGAAGGTGGTGCTCAGTGATCCCAGCGTGGAGGTCGCCGTCCTGGAAACCGCACGTGGCGGCATCCTGCGCGAAGGTCTGGGCTTCGACCGCTGTGACGTGGGCGCGGTCCTGAACGTCCAGCCTGACCACCTGGGCCTGAAAGGCATCGAGACCCTCGAAGACCTCGCCTGGGTGAAATCCCTCATCGTGGAGGTCGTGGCCGAGAACGGCACCAGCGTCCTGAACGCCGACGACCCACTCACCCTGCGCATGCGCCGGCGCGCACGCGGCACCCTGGTGCTCTTCTCGATGCGCGGCGCCGCCGCCTGCTCACCCGAACTGCTGGCCCACATTGCCGAGGGCGGCGCCGCCGTGGTGTGCGAACCCACCGTCCTGGGGGACGAACTCGTTCTGTACCAGGGCCGCCGGCGGCGCCCCATCCTGCTCGCCCGCGAGATTCCCGCCACGCTGGGCGGCGCCGCGCAGGTCAACGTTCAGAACGCCCTGGCGGCCGCGGCCATCGCGCTGGCCCAGCAGGTGACGCTGCCGGTCCTGCGCACCGCCCTGGCGAGCTTCTCGACGGACTTTGAGCAGAATCCCGGCCGGCTGAACCTCTACACCGGTCATCCGTTTCACGTGCTGCTCGACTACGCGCACAACCCCAGCGGGCTCGGGCAGCTGCGCGACCTGGTGCGCCAGCTGCGCCCAGCGTCAGGCCGCGTGATCGGCGTGATGGGGGTCGCTGGCGACCGCCGTGACGAGGACATCCGCCAGATGGGCGCCCTCGCGGCTGAAACCTTTGACGAGCTGATTGTCCGTGAGGACGAATACCGGCGTGGCCGCGCCGCAGGTGAAGGCGCGCGTCTGCTCGTTGAAGGCGCCGCGAACGCCGGCATGAGCACGGAACGCATCCAGACCGTGCTGCCTGAACCCGACGCCGTCCAAGCGGCTTTGAGCGCCGCGAAGGCCGGGGACCTCGTGGTGATTCTCGTTACTGAGGTTGAGCAGACCTGGGCGCAGATCCGCGCCTTCCAGCCTGGACCACACGTCACCCGCCGCCTCGGCGGCGAACCGCAACAAGGGGCCTCCCATGACTGA
- a CDS encoding isoaspartyl peptidase/L-asparaginase family protein — protein MTDTPPRWAIILHGGAHQVPRGQEGASRAGCLVALNAGQQILDSGGSAVDAVEAAVRVLEDNPTFNAGYGSDLTADGEVEMCASIMDGNTLDVGAVSVLQGARHPVSVARLLLREEEILLAGPGARRFAAERHAELCDPAELIAPDKQPGQPSSDTVGCLALDADGHLAVAVSTGGLEGQRQGRVGDSPQPGCGFYAEDGVGATALSGDGEQIARMMAAARIMHQLPGVPPEQAVASAVQDIRRRVDGQAGAIALTARGMIGWAHVSPHMPVAYQTAGQAPQVFLSKQEEANDGR, from the coding sequence ATGACTGACACACCGCCCAGATGGGCCATCATCCTGCACGGCGGCGCGCATCAAGTTCCACGTGGACAGGAGGGCGCCAGCCGGGCTGGGTGCCTCGTCGCCCTGAACGCCGGCCAGCAGATCCTGGACAGCGGCGGCAGCGCCGTGGACGCCGTTGAGGCGGCCGTGCGCGTCCTCGAGGACAATCCCACCTTCAACGCCGGGTACGGCAGTGACCTCACGGCCGACGGTGAAGTCGAGATGTGCGCCTCCATCATGGATGGCAACACTCTGGACGTCGGTGCCGTCTCGGTGCTCCAGGGTGCACGTCACCCGGTCAGTGTCGCGCGGTTGCTGCTGCGCGAGGAAGAGATCCTCCTGGCTGGGCCTGGCGCCCGGCGTTTCGCCGCTGAGCGCCACGCAGAGCTGTGTGACCCGGCCGAGTTGATCGCTCCCGACAAGCAGCCGGGTCAGCCGAGCAGCGACACGGTCGGGTGCCTGGCGCTGGACGCCGACGGTCACCTTGCGGTGGCCGTCTCCACCGGTGGCCTGGAAGGCCAGCGGCAGGGCCGCGTCGGGGACTCGCCACAACCAGGGTGCGGCTTCTATGCCGAGGATGGCGTAGGGGCCACCGCACTGAGCGGTGACGGTGAACAGATTGCGCGCATGATGGCCGCGGCGCGCATTATGCACCAGCTGCCGGGCGTGCCCCCTGAGCAGGCGGTGGCCAGCGCCGTGCAGGACATCCGCCGCCGCGTTGACGGTCAGGCCGGCGCCATCGCCCTGACCGCCCGGGGCATGATCGGCTGGGCGCACGTCAGTCCTCACATGCCGGTCGCCTACCAGACCGCCGGTCAGGCGCCACAGGTGTTTCTGAGTAAACAGGAGGAGGCCAACGATGGCAGGTGA
- a CDS encoding cyanophycinase, producing MAGDAGSCPGQGTLIIIGGHESKSGDRPILREVARHVQGKRLVIATVASHKPEGYFESYEEGFTDLGLGDLAELYVEERAEAMQDDTLRLLDDAGGVLFSGGDQLRITSQIGDTPVEARIREIFEAGGVIAGTSAGASVMCETMLVKGTGTASYRIGDLQMAPGLGLVRGVIIDQHFAERGRIGRLLGAVAQNPRVLGVGIDEDTAIVMRGEQFRVIGSGGVYVVDGSAITHSNVAEASTEEILSLHGVHLHVLSAGDTFDLKRRRPHPGDLDAQAEQS from the coding sequence ATGGCAGGTGACGCAGGCAGCTGCCCCGGACAGGGCACCCTCATCATTATTGGCGGGCACGAAAGCAAAAGCGGAGACCGGCCCATCCTGCGCGAAGTTGCCAGGCACGTTCAGGGTAAACGCCTGGTGATCGCCACGGTCGCCTCCCACAAACCCGAAGGGTACTTCGAGTCGTACGAGGAGGGCTTCACCGACCTGGGCCTGGGCGACCTGGCGGAACTGTACGTGGAGGAACGCGCTGAGGCGATGCAGGACGACACCCTTCGCCTGCTTGACGACGCCGGCGGCGTTCTGTTCAGCGGCGGAGATCAACTGCGCATCACCAGCCAGATCGGAGACACACCCGTCGAGGCGCGCATCCGCGAGATCTTCGAGGCGGGCGGCGTGATTGCCGGGACATCCGCCGGGGCGTCCGTGATGTGTGAAACCATGCTGGTCAAGGGCACCGGCACGGCCTCATACCGCATTGGTGACCTGCAGATGGCTCCTGGCCTGGGCCTGGTGCGTGGGGTCATCATCGACCAGCATTTTGCAGAGCGCGGCCGGATCGGCCGGCTGCTCGGGGCAGTGGCGCAGAACCCCCGGGTGCTCGGCGTCGGGATCGACGAGGATACGGCCATCGTGATGCGCGGTGAGCAGTTCCGGGTGATCGGCAGCGGCGGCGTGTACGTGGTTGACGGCTCAGCGATCACGCACTCCAACGTTGCCGAGGCAAGCACCGAGGAGATCCTCTCGCTGCATGGCGTGCACCTGCACGTTCTGTCCGCAGGCGATACCTTTGATCTGAAGCGCCGCCGCCCCCACCCGGGCGATCTGGACGCACAGGCAGAACAGAGTTAG
- a CDS encoding eCIS core domain-containing protein, with product MNEALHEDGHGTPMAPSLQSTLEQNLGTRVGDIRVVRNPRVPEALRAANADALTVDRTVFLSPDTDLSTPAGVALAAHEMTHALRATQPLFVPDVLRVPGAPAAAVGNEEHVALATEWAVQARTVPSRSAVPVDRAPGLPAPWEPLPGWDAPSPPARAPRAVGAMRPVSAEAQHFPDTHMPAAPAQATPGAWLHAAANQRPQPTAPAPSAPASKEQAVGRRAAPAAAVDLDQVAREVYARLRERLGNELRRH from the coding sequence TTGAACGAAGCCCTGCACGAGGATGGGCACGGCACCCCCATGGCTCCGTCCCTGCAGAGCACGCTGGAGCAGAACCTGGGAACGCGGGTGGGCGATATTCGTGTCGTCCGGAACCCCCGCGTGCCAGAGGCGTTACGCGCTGCGAACGCCGACGCCCTCACCGTTGACCGCACTGTGTTCCTATCCCCGGACACAGACCTGAGCACCCCGGCCGGCGTTGCGCTGGCCGCCCATGAAATGACGCACGCGCTCCGGGCCACACAACCGCTGTTCGTGCCGGACGTGCTCCGCGTTCCAGGTGCGCCGGCCGCCGCAGTGGGGAACGAAGAGCACGTGGCCCTCGCTACGGAATGGGCGGTACAGGCCCGCACTGTTCCTTCGCGGTCGGCTGTGCCGGTGGACCGCGCTCCCGGCCTCCCGGCGCCCTGGGAGCCTCTGCCGGGCTGGGATGCTCCCTCGCCGCCCGCACGTGCGCCTCGGGCGGTGGGAGCCATGCGGCCGGTGTCTGCCGAAGCGCAACACTTTCCGGACACACACATGCCGGCGGCCCCGGCTCAGGCAACGCCCGGGGCGTGGCTGCACGCCGCGGCCAATCAGCGGCCACAACCGACCGCCCCGGCGCCGAGCGCGCCGGCGTCCAAAGAGCAGGCTGTGGGGCGCCGCGCCGCGCCTGCCGCAGCGGTTGACCTGGACCAGGTGGCCCGTGAGGTGTACGCACGTCTGAGGGAGCGTCTGGGCAACGAACTCCGCCGGCACTGA
- a CDS encoding phage tail protein → MSFNPRVTASVRGGVHARLDTPLGTVRADLTPRRTAAPLDTVPQKAAHRILSNHRYHVAIDGLEQAAFSEVSGLQIETETMDFIEGGVNDRVLRLPVRSKVGNLTLKRGVVAGQKLLEWHLNIVQGYMDVRNVTIIVYETSGTVLVRFELLQAYPVKWSGPQFTGNGDAVAVETLELAHAGFLQVSQ, encoded by the coding sequence ATGAGCTTCAACCCCCGCGTCACCGCGTCCGTGCGCGGCGGCGTTCACGCACGGCTGGACACGCCCCTGGGCACTGTCCGCGCCGATCTGACGCCGCGCCGCACCGCCGCGCCCCTGGACACCGTCCCGCAGAAAGCGGCCCACCGGATCCTGTCCAACCACCGCTACCACGTCGCCATCGACGGCCTGGAGCAGGCGGCCTTCAGCGAAGTCAGCGGCCTTCAGATCGAGACGGAAACCATGGACTTCATTGAAGGCGGCGTGAACGACCGCGTACTGCGCCTTCCCGTGCGGTCCAAGGTCGGCAATCTGACCCTGAAACGCGGTGTGGTGGCCGGTCAGAAACTGCTCGAGTGGCACCTGAACATCGTGCAGGGCTACATGGACGTCCGTAACGTCACCATCATCGTGTACGAAACCAGCGGCACCGTTCTCGTTCGGTTCGAGCTGCTTCAGGCTTACCCGGTCAAGTGGAGCGGCCCCCAGTTCACCGGGAACGGTGACGCGGTCGCGGTCGAAACGCTGGAACTCGCCCACGCCGGGTTCCTGCAGGTCAGCCAGTAA
- a CDS encoding phage tail protein produces the protein MTASNRKDPLVAAYFSVQFDNKVVGAFRECTGLGSESQVVEYRATDDKGRAVLIREPGTMKYNDIVLKRGITNDMDMWEWRQQVEEGRMDEARRSGTITLHNQKGEPVAAWTFERAWPSKLNGPTYDAKSNEVAIEELTITHEGYKRVPAGG, from the coding sequence ATGACTGCATCCAACCGTAAAGATCCCCTCGTTGCCGCCTACTTCAGCGTGCAGTTCGACAACAAGGTCGTCGGCGCATTCCGTGAATGCACCGGCCTGGGCAGCGAAAGTCAGGTGGTCGAGTACCGCGCCACGGACGACAAGGGCCGCGCCGTGCTGATCCGCGAACCCGGCACCATGAAGTACAACGACATCGTCCTCAAGCGCGGCATCACGAACGACATGGACATGTGGGAATGGCGTCAGCAGGTCGAGGAAGGCCGCATGGACGAAGCGCGCCGCAGCGGCACGATCACCCTGCACAACCAGAAGGGCGAACCCGTCGCCGCCTGGACGTTCGAGCGCGCCTGGCCCAGCAAACTCAACGGTCCCACCTACGACGCCAAGAGCAACGAGGTGGCGATCGAAGAGCTGACCATCACCCACGAGGGCTACAAGCGCGTTCCCGCTGGCGGCTGA
- a CDS encoding phage tail sheath family protein: MAEYLSPGVYIEETQSGPRPIEGISTTTAAFVGFAPNGPANTPVFVANWQQFKEIFGSVDASGNRNPFMDGAYLAQSVYAYFNNGGTRCYVVRLVPQQAQSQGKRTVEAARPLQLPSRASKAVPSLSIVARDGRQSDIQIEVLAPDPVKPGDAPKGKDGKPADPEEGEGGLFTLKVTRNDVTETFPNVSMGKKHARSVAEVVNKDSVLITIEETSTAGPLVERAPELGSYVLQADSNVIEQGRELKGQDFVGSVDGRSGIESLEIAEEVSMIAVPDLMSAYQAGMITEDGVKSVQRALIDHCERNANRIALLDTPPDLTPQQAVKWRNVDTNFDSSYAAMYYPWIKIEGPDGNPMVVPPSGFVAGIYARNDVERGVHKAPANEIVRGILGPAIQITKSEQDILNPIGVNCIREFPGMGVRVWGARTLSSNAQWRYVPVRRLFNYVEKSIERGTQWAVFEPNDENLWFRIRRDINSFLTSVWRDGALFGNTPREAFYVKCDGELNPAELRDRGMLQVEIGLAPVKPAEFIVFRFSQYAGGGQ; encoded by the coding sequence ATGGCTGAATACCTGTCCCCAGGCGTCTATATCGAAGAAACCCAGAGCGGCCCGAGGCCCATCGAGGGCATCAGCACCACCACCGCCGCGTTCGTCGGCTTTGCCCCCAACGGCCCCGCGAACACCCCGGTCTTCGTGGCGAACTGGCAGCAGTTCAAAGAGATTTTCGGCAGTGTGGACGCCAGCGGGAACCGCAACCCCTTCATGGACGGCGCCTACCTCGCCCAGAGCGTGTACGCCTACTTCAACAACGGCGGCACCCGCTGCTACGTCGTGCGCCTCGTGCCTCAGCAGGCCCAGAGCCAGGGCAAACGCACCGTTGAAGCGGCTCGCCCGCTGCAGCTGCCCAGCCGCGCCAGCAAGGCCGTGCCCAGCCTCAGCATCGTCGCCCGCGACGGCCGCCAGAGTGACATTCAGATCGAGGTGCTCGCCCCGGATCCCGTCAAACCCGGCGACGCTCCCAAAGGCAAGGACGGCAAACCCGCCGACCCCGAAGAGGGCGAAGGCGGCCTGTTCACCCTCAAGGTCACGCGCAACGACGTCACGGAAACCTTCCCCAACGTCTCCATGGGCAAAAAACACGCCCGCAGCGTGGCTGAAGTCGTGAACAAGGACAGCGTACTGATCACCATCGAGGAAACCAGCACCGCCGGCCCCCTGGTCGAGCGCGCCCCGGAACTCGGCAGCTACGTCCTGCAGGCCGACAGCAACGTCATCGAACAGGGCCGCGAACTCAAGGGTCAGGACTTCGTGGGCAGTGTCGACGGCCGCAGCGGCATCGAGAGCCTCGAGATCGCCGAAGAGGTCAGCATGATTGCCGTGCCGGACCTCATGAGCGCCTACCAGGCCGGCATGATCACCGAAGACGGCGTCAAGAGCGTGCAGCGCGCCCTGATCGACCACTGTGAGCGCAACGCCAACCGCATCGCCCTGCTCGACACCCCGCCCGACCTGACCCCCCAGCAGGCCGTGAAGTGGCGCAACGTGGACACCAACTTCGACTCCAGCTACGCCGCCATGTACTACCCCTGGATCAAGATCGAAGGGCCCGACGGCAACCCCATGGTGGTGCCGCCCAGCGGCTTCGTGGCCGGCATCTACGCCCGGAACGACGTGGAGCGCGGCGTGCACAAGGCGCCCGCCAACGAGATCGTGCGCGGCATCCTCGGCCCGGCCATCCAGATCACGAAAAGCGAACAGGACATCCTCAACCCCATCGGCGTGAACTGCATCCGCGAGTTCCCCGGCATGGGCGTGCGCGTCTGGGGCGCCCGGACCCTGTCCAGCAACGCCCAGTGGCGCTACGTCCCGGTCCGCCGCCTGTTCAACTACGTTGAAAAGAGCATCGAACGCGGCACCCAGTGGGCCGTATTCGAACCCAACGACGAGAACCTCTGGTTCCGCATCCGCCGCGACATCAACTCCTTCCTCACCAGCGTGTGGCGTGACGGCGCCCTGTTCGGCAACACCCCCCGCGAAGCGTTCTACGTGAAGTGCGACGGGGAACTGAACCCGGCCGAACTGCGTGACCGCGGCATGCTTCAGGTCGAAATTGGCCTGGCGCCCGTCAAACCCGCTGAATTCATCGTGTTCCGCTTCAGCCAGTACGCCGGTGGCGGCCAGTAA